A window of Clostridium sp. 'White wine YQ' contains these coding sequences:
- the spoIVA gene encoding stage IV sporulation protein A, producing the protein MEDFNIYKDIAERTQGDIYVGVVGPVRTGKSTFIKRFMDLMVIPNIENTYKKERAKDELPQSGSGKTIHTTEPKFVPNEAVDITIEEDLKLKVRLVDCVGYIVKGALGYMEEDTPKMVHTPWYDNEIPFEDAAEIGTRKVITDHSTIGLVVTTDGSITGISREDYVEAEERVIDELKSINKPFIIVLNTINPNSTETKELRKSMELKYNVSVQILDVQKMDESSIQKLFKQVLKEFPVKEINIDMPEWIEKLDGSHWLKANFINIIRSMCENIYKVRDIKGCLDSTSGEDYYAQSDISEMNLGDGSAKIMMKPKDGVFYKILSELCDTEIKSDSHLMELIKELHLAKVEYDKVSQALMDVKNTGYGLVAPQLTEMKFEEPEIVKQGSKYGVKLKASAPSLHLIKADIETEISPIMGSEKETEELMKSLLNQFENDPSKLWQSNMFGKSLEVLVKEGLQNKLYKMPEDVQVKIQKTLQKIINEGNGGLICIIL; encoded by the coding sequence TTGGAGGATTTTAATATCTATAAGGATATAGCAGAAAGAACCCAAGGGGATATATACGTTGGGGTAGTAGGACCTGTAAGAACTGGTAAGTCTACATTCATAAAGAGATTTATGGACCTTATGGTTATTCCTAATATCGAAAATACTTACAAAAAAGAAAGAGCAAAAGACGAATTACCTCAAAGTGGTTCGGGGAAGACAATTCATACTACAGAACCTAAATTTGTGCCAAATGAAGCTGTAGATATAACAATCGAAGAAGATTTAAAGCTTAAAGTAAGATTAGTTGATTGTGTTGGTTACATTGTAAAAGGAGCATTAGGATATATGGAGGAGGATACACCAAAAATGGTTCATACTCCTTGGTATGATAATGAGATACCTTTTGAAGATGCGGCAGAAATTGGCACAAGAAAAGTAATAACTGATCATTCTACTATAGGCTTAGTAGTAACAACTGATGGCTCAATAACTGGTATTTCAAGAGAAGACTATGTTGAAGCTGAAGAAAGGGTTATAGATGAACTTAAATCTATAAATAAACCTTTTATAATTGTACTTAATACTATAAATCCAAATTCAACAGAAACAAAAGAATTAAGAAAAAGCATGGAGTTAAAATACAATGTATCTGTTCAAATATTAGATGTTCAGAAAATGGATGAGAGTTCAATTCAAAAATTATTTAAACAAGTACTTAAAGAATTCCCTGTTAAAGAAATAAACATAGATATGCCGGAATGGATTGAAAAACTTGATGGTTCTCATTGGCTAAAGGCAAACTTTATAAACATAATCAGATCAATGTGTGAGAACATATATAAAGTTAGAGATATAAAAGGGTGTTTAGATAGTACCTCAGGAGAAGATTACTATGCACAAAGTGATATTTCAGAAATGAATTTAGGTGACGGTAGTGCAAAGATAATGATGAAACCTAAGGATGGAGTATTCTATAAAATACTTAGCGAATTATGTGATACAGAAATTAAATCTGATTCTCATCTAATGGAATTAATAAAAGAATTACATTTAGCTAAGGTTGAATACGATAAAGTATCGCAAGCCTTAATGGATGTTAAGAACACTGGATATGGTCTAGTAGCACCTCAATTAACTGAAATGAAATTTGAAGAACCTGAAATTGTTAAGCAAGGATCAAAATATGGAGTAAAATTAAAGGCTAGTGCTCCAAGCTTGCATTTAATTAAGGCTGATATTGAAACTGAAATATCACCAATTATGGGTTCTGAAAAGGAAACTGAGGAGCTTATGAAATCACTATTAAATCAATTTGAGAATGATCCATCAAAGTTATGGCAAAGTAATATGTTTGGTAAATCTCTAGAAGTTTTAGTTAAAGAGGGCTTACAAAATAAACTATATAAAATGCCAGAGGATGTACAAGTTAAAATTCAAAAAACTCTACAAAAAATAATCAATGAGGGCAATGGCGGATTAATCTGCATAATTTTATAG
- a CDS encoding NAD(P)H-dependent glycerol-3-phosphate dehydrogenase, producing the protein MEKVAFLGGGSFGTALATVIANKGYNVNFWLRNEKIAQEINQNRTNEKYLKGVKIPTNVKATCDLKEALTEVKYIVLTIPSSSIRNVCEQIKEYLNEESVIISLAKGIEDGTNLRLSEVIEQVLDKKPVVLSGPSHAEEVAALIPTTIVSSSKDMQLAEEVQELFMTPTLRIYTNEDLIGVEVGGAVKNIIAVAAGILDGIGYGDNTKAALMTRGMKEISRVGIKLGGKEETFYGLTGMGDLIVTCTSMHSRNRKAGILFGKGKKLDEVLKEVGMVVEGVKACHAFYTLKESLGVSMPITDVLYKFIFEEKDPIKAIEELMQRDKKSESY; encoded by the coding sequence ATGGAGAAGGTTGCTTTTCTTGGAGGAGGTAGCTTTGGAACAGCCCTGGCTACAGTGATAGCAAATAAAGGCTATAATGTTAACTTTTGGCTAAGGAATGAAAAAATAGCTCAAGAAATCAATCAAAACCGAACTAATGAGAAATATTTAAAAGGTGTAAAGATTCCAACTAATGTTAAAGCCACTTGTGATTTGAAAGAGGCTTTAACAGAGGTTAAATATATAGTTCTTACAATACCTTCTTCATCTATTAGAAATGTTTGTGAGCAAATAAAAGAATATCTAAATGAGGAAAGTGTTATAATTTCCCTTGCAAAAGGTATAGAAGACGGCACTAATTTAAGACTTTCTGAGGTAATTGAGCAAGTTTTAGATAAAAAGCCGGTAGTTTTATCCGGTCCATCTCATGCAGAGGAAGTAGCTGCATTAATACCTACTACCATAGTATCTTCAAGCAAAGATATGCAGCTTGCTGAAGAAGTTCAAGAACTGTTTATGACACCAACACTAAGAATTTATACAAATGAAGACTTAATTGGTGTGGAAGTTGGAGGAGCTGTTAAAAATATCATTGCAGTTGCAGCAGGTATCCTTGATGGAATAGGGTATGGTGATAATACAAAAGCTGCTCTTATGACTAGAGGTATGAAAGAAATTTCTAGAGTTGGAATTAAACTAGGTGGTAAGGAAGAAACTTTCTATGGGTTAACAGGCATGGGAGACTTAATAGTTACCTGTACATCAATGCATTCAAGAAATAGAAAAGCTGGTATTTTATTTGGTAAAGGTAAAAAACTAGATGAGGTATTAAAGGAAGTTGGAATGGTAGTTGAGGGGGTAAAAGCTTGTCACGCATTCTATACTTTAAAGGAATCCTTAGGTGTAAGCATGCCAATAACGGATGTACTTTATAAATTTATATTTGAAGAAAAAGATCCAATTAAAGCTATTGAAGAGCTTATGCAAAGAGATAAAAAAAGCGAAAGCTATTAA
- a CDS encoding ImmA/IrrE family metallo-endopeptidase translates to MKILEKIYEIIDNEGIILEEVKFKHSYIEGLYFKAPGLPPSIAINKSILSDSKRLISVLAEELGHHFTSYGDLSTECFTYSEKIQISKQERKARNWATNFIMPYEKIIDAIKEGYRTIFELSDYFNVTPIFILDRFYFLSLEKPNLEVDNLLFPINQSIYYEKEICINER, encoded by the coding sequence ATGAAAATATTAGAAAAAATATATGAAATAATAGATAATGAAGGTATAATATTAGAAGAAGTTAAATTTAAACATAGCTATATAGAAGGACTCTATTTTAAGGCTCCTGGACTGCCTCCTTCAATAGCAATAAATAAATCTATACTAAGCGATTCTAAACGTCTTATTTCCGTTCTTGCGGAAGAATTAGGACATCATTTCACTTCTTATGGAGATTTAAGCACAGAATGCTTTACCTACTCCGAGAAAATTCAAATTTCTAAACAAGAAAGAAAAGCTAGAAATTGGGCAACTAATTTTATAATGCCTTATGAAAAAATTATAGATGCAATAAAGGAAGGTTATAGAACTATTTTTGAGTTATCTGACTATTTTAATGTTACGCCTATATTTATTTTAGATAGGTTCTATTTCCTAAGTCTTGAAAAACCAAATTTGGAAGTAGACAATCTACTTTTCCCTATTAATCAATCTATATATTACGAAAAGGAGATTTGTATAAATGAAAGGTAG
- the der gene encoding ribosome biogenesis GTPase Der, translating to MGKPIVAIVGRPNVGKSTLFNRLAGKRISIVQDTPGVTRDRVYAEAEWLTHTFTMIDTGGIEPENENIIVKQMRRQAQIAIETADVIVFIVDGKEGLTGADKEVAQMLRKSKKPIVLVVNKVDSLKEEDNAWEFYNLGIGDPVTISASQGLGLGDMLDRVVEHFKSIGEDEEEDEYIKIAMLGKPNVGKSSLINKLLGEERVIVSDVPGTTRDAIDSYLETDIGKFTLIDTAGLRRKSKVKEEIERYSVIRTYTAIERADVCILMVDAQEGVTDQDEKIIGYAHELKKAIMVIVNKWDLIEKDDKTMANYQKDLMANLKFMSYAQYLFISALTGQRVHKVLEVAKYCYDNYSKRISTGILNEVINKAVLMKEPPVVGLKRLKIFYATQVASKPPKFIFFVNDSNASHFSYERYLENQLRESFDFKGTGIEIEYRERKE from the coding sequence ATGGGAAAACCGATTGTTGCCATAGTAGGTAGACCAAATGTAGGTAAATCTACATTATTTAATAGATTAGCAGGAAAAAGAATATCGATAGTACAGGATACACCTGGAGTTACTAGAGATAGAGTATATGCTGAAGCAGAGTGGTTAACTCATACTTTCACTATGATTGATACAGGTGGAATAGAGCCAGAAAATGAAAATATTATTGTTAAACAAATGAGAAGACAGGCACAAATAGCTATTGAAACTGCTGATGTTATTGTTTTTATAGTTGATGGAAAAGAAGGTTTAACTGGAGCAGATAAAGAAGTTGCTCAAATGCTAAGAAAAAGTAAAAAACCTATAGTTTTAGTTGTTAATAAAGTTGACTCATTAAAAGAAGAAGATAACGCTTGGGAATTCTATAACTTAGGAATAGGTGACCCTGTTACAATTTCAGCTTCGCAAGGTCTTGGTCTTGGAGATATGCTTGACAGAGTAGTAGAACACTTTAAATCTATCGGAGAAGATGAGGAAGAAGATGAATATATAAAGATTGCTATGCTTGGAAAACCAAATGTAGGAAAATCTTCTTTAATTAATAAACTATTAGGTGAAGAAAGAGTTATTGTATCAGATGTTCCTGGTACAACAAGAGATGCAATTGATAGTTATTTAGAAACTGATATAGGAAAATTTACTTTAATCGATACAGCTGGTCTTAGAAGAAAAAGTAAAGTAAAAGAAGAAATAGAAAGATATTCAGTAATTAGAACATATACAGCTATTGAAAGAGCAGATGTATGTATACTTATGGTTGATGCTCAAGAAGGAGTAACCGATCAAGATGAAAAGATAATTGGATATGCTCATGAACTTAAGAAGGCAATAATGGTTATAGTTAACAAGTGGGATTTAATTGAGAAAGATGACAAAACAATGGCTAACTACCAAAAAGATTTAATGGCAAACTTAAAGTTTATGTCATATGCTCAATACCTATTTATTTCAGCTTTAACTGGTCAAAGGGTTCATAAGGTATTAGAAGTTGCTAAATACTGTTATGATAATTACTCAAAGAGAATTTCTACAGGTATTTTAAATGAAGTTATAAATAAAGCAGTTCTTATGAAAGAGCCGCCAGTTGTTGGTTTAAAGAGATTGAAAATATTCTATGCTACACAAGTTGCATCAAAACCACCAAAGTTTATTTTCTTCGTAAATGATAGTAATGCTTCTCACTTCTCATATGAAAGATATCTTGAAAATCAGTTAAGAGAAAGCTTTGACTTTAAAGGAACTGGAATTGAGATAGAATATAGAGAGAGGAAGGAATAG
- a CDS encoding aspartyl-phosphate phosphatase Spo0E family protein codes for MEELREKLYRYISLYGPLDPKTIEISQELDEFIVQAMKGKSEMEECL; via the coding sequence ATGGAGGAGCTAAGGGAAAAGTTATACAGATATATCAGTTTATACGGACCATTAGATCCGAAGACAATAGAGATAAGTCAAGAACTAGATGAGTTTATAGTACAAGCTATGAAAGGAAAATCAGAAATGGAGGAATGCCTATGA
- a CDS encoding DUF4236 domain-containing protein produces MGLKMRRSVKLAPGVRLNVGKKSMGVSFGTKGARYSINSSGRRTTTVGIPGTGISYSTTTSKKSNSIHPKSSVSSQRVLEKEARLQAAKEEVDEYNSLITSIKSIHKVSDPIISWVKLYNIPKPFETGTIGPNELNARRILENYKPGFIANIFKSMQVSKRKALELNIAKAKDEDTRNYELWLYQNSLASKILSGDIDTMLEVIEKNRPLDDLLAYGSEFEIFIEDPKTAEVEFEVLSNEVIPDYVLSLTSTGKVSSKNMPKGARLDLIQDYVCSCVLRVARDMFAILPFETVIIHANDTTLNSVTGHDEKVTILSVKIDKKTLYSLNLNSIDPSDSMSNFKCNMQFRKTLGFKPIEKIEI; encoded by the coding sequence ATGGGATTGAAAATGAGGAGAAGCGTCAAATTAGCTCCAGGTGTTAGATTGAACGTAGGTAAGAAAAGTATGGGTGTTAGCTTTGGAACAAAAGGTGCCAGGTATAGTATAAATTCAAGTGGAAGACGTACTACTACAGTGGGAATTCCTGGAACTGGAATATCCTATTCTACTACTACTTCAAAGAAATCTAATTCAATACATCCAAAGTCTTCTGTTTCTTCACAGAGAGTGCTTGAAAAAGAAGCTCGATTACAAGCAGCGAAAGAAGAAGTTGATGAATATAATTCTCTTATTACATCAATTAAATCCATACATAAAGTATCAGACCCTATAATTAGTTGGGTCAAGCTTTATAATATACCAAAACCTTTTGAAACTGGAACAATTGGTCCAAATGAACTTAATGCTAGAAGAATATTAGAAAACTATAAACCTGGATTTATTGCAAATATATTTAAGTCTATGCAAGTATCAAAAAGAAAAGCTTTGGAACTAAATATTGCAAAAGCTAAAGATGAAGATACAAGGAATTATGAGTTATGGCTCTACCAAAACAGCCTTGCTTCAAAAATACTAAGTGGTGATATTGATACTATGCTAGAAGTAATTGAGAAAAATCGTCCTCTTGATGATTTACTTGCTTATGGAAGTGAATTTGAAATATTTATTGAAGACCCTAAGACAGCTGAAGTTGAGTTTGAAGTCTTATCTAATGAGGTTATTCCTGATTATGTTTTATCATTAACTTCAACTGGCAAGGTATCAAGTAAAAATATGCCTAAAGGTGCTAGGTTAGATTTAATTCAAGATTATGTATGTAGCTGTGTTTTAAGAGTTGCAAGAGATATGTTTGCAATTCTTCCATTCGAAACTGTTATAATTCATGCAAATGATACTACCTTAAACTCTGTAACTGGACACGATGAAAAAGTAACTATTTTATCCGTAAAAATTGATAAGAAAACATTATACAGTCTTAATTTAAATAGCATTGATCCATCTGACTCAATGAGTAATTTTAAGTGCAATATGCAATTTAGAAAAACTTTAGGATTTAAACCCATTGAAAAAATTGAAATATAA
- a CDS encoding helix-turn-helix domain-containing protein, which yields MKAYSTIEAAEILSVCKDTVLREINKNNIKAFKVGKDWRIHESSLMEYMNVVENNYKTKNEVVLEKKVRELEKENSKLRNIIVRISNTVVEINS from the coding sequence ATGAAAGCATACTCAACAATAGAAGCAGCTGAAATATTATCAGTTTGCAAAGATACAGTGCTAAGAGAAATCAATAAAAACAATATTAAGGCATTTAAGGTAGGCAAGGACTGGAGAATTCATGAGAGTAGTCTCATGGAATATATGAATGTAGTTGAAAACAACTATAAAACAAAAAATGAGGTTGTATTAGAGAAGAAAGTTAGAGAATTGGAAAAAGAGAATAGTAAGTTAAGAAACATAATAGTGAGAATTAGTAATACAGTTGTTGAAATTAATAGTTAA
- a CDS encoding AAA family ATPase, translating into MNIELKSLKIKNFKGIKNFNINFSNITNIFGENATGKSTIFDGFTWLLFDKDSQDRSKFDVQPLDENNNVVHMLETEVEAFLDIEGKEIRLKKILKEKWVKKRGEVESELKGTETSYYIDEVPTKMNEYKKKINEIIDENIFKLITNPLYFSTNMKWQDRREIILKIVGDITNEKIVSSNEELTKLKDFSNTDSIDELKKVTAAKKKKLTEDKKSIPYRVDELNNSIEEHDFEAIEFQKRSLLSAINSIESKILDGNKVNEEKLQYQNEIYKLKSKLKEIEFSEMKNAEKPKIELHNKLEWEVKSKLASLNSDLNSTKREFQNNTLISEKLQKELVDLRVKFEEVQKAPFELDESKFICPTCKRPLDIENIEALKQELSENHNQNISKQLANINLEGKRKKEELNKYEDRLLKNNELISSLDSEIKEYTALKVELEEKLSNFTIEIDLDSNEEYQKLLLEIKELEDKINEPVERDQDIHQLMNKKINLQIDLEGINNQLAAKENNEKVKNRINELLEDEKKLAQQIADLEKTEYLCEEFIKTKVNLLEQSINDKFKYVKFKLFDVQVNGGINECCEALIDGVPFSNANTASQYNAGLDIINALSNFYDVQAPIFIDNRESVNSLIDTNSQIINLIVSKDKPLRIESGV; encoded by the coding sequence ATGAATATAGAGTTAAAAAGTCTTAAAATAAAGAACTTTAAAGGAATAAAGAATTTTAATATAAACTTTTCAAATATTACAAATATATTTGGAGAAAATGCAACTGGGAAGAGTACTATTTTTGATGGTTTTACATGGTTGCTCTTTGATAAAGATAGTCAAGATAGAAGTAAATTTGATGTTCAACCATTAGATGAAAATAACAATGTAGTTCATATGTTAGAAACAGAAGTTGAAGCTTTTCTAGATATAGAAGGCAAAGAAATAAGATTAAAAAAGATTCTAAAAGAGAAATGGGTAAAGAAACGTGGAGAAGTTGAAAGTGAGCTTAAAGGAACAGAGACAAGCTATTACATTGATGAAGTACCTACAAAAATGAATGAATATAAGAAGAAAATCAATGAAATTATAGATGAAAATATCTTTAAGTTAATTACTAACCCTTTATATTTTAGTACAAACATGAAATGGCAAGATAGACGTGAAATAATTCTCAAAATTGTTGGAGATATAACTAATGAGAAAATAGTATCCTCAAATGAAGAGTTAACAAAGCTTAAGGATTTCTCAAACACAGATAGTATAGATGAACTTAAGAAAGTTACAGCAGCTAAAAAGAAAAAATTAACCGAAGATAAGAAATCCATACCCTATAGAGTTGATGAGCTAAATAACTCAATAGAGGAACATGACTTTGAAGCAATAGAGTTTCAAAAGAGAAGTTTATTAAGTGCGATTAACTCAATAGAAAGTAAGATATTAGATGGAAACAAAGTAAATGAAGAAAAGCTGCAATATCAAAATGAGATATATAAATTAAAATCTAAACTTAAAGAAATAGAGTTTTCAGAAATGAAAAACGCTGAAAAACCAAAGATTGAACTTCACAATAAATTAGAGTGGGAAGTTAAAAGTAAACTAGCAAGCCTTAATAGTGACTTAAATAGTACAAAGCGAGAGTTTCAAAATAACACATTAATTTCTGAAAAATTACAAAAAGAATTAGTAGATCTAAGAGTTAAATTTGAAGAAGTTCAAAAAGCTCCTTTTGAATTAGATGAAAGTAAGTTCATATGTCCAACTTGCAAAAGACCATTAGACATAGAGAATATAGAAGCATTAAAACAAGAGCTATCTGAAAATCATAATCAAAATATATCAAAGCAACTAGCAAATATAAATCTTGAAGGTAAAAGAAAAAAAGAAGAGCTTAATAAATATGAAGATAGATTACTAAAGAATAATGAATTAATTAGCTCATTAGATAGTGAGATTAAAGAATATACAGCTTTAAAAGTAGAACTTGAAGAAAAACTAAGTAATTTCACTATAGAAATAGATTTAGATTCAAACGAGGAATATCAAAAATTATTACTTGAGATTAAAGAGTTAGAAGACAAAATTAATGAGCCAGTAGAAAGGGATCAAGACATTCACCAACTTATGAATAAGAAGATAAACTTACAGATTGATCTTGAAGGGATTAACAATCAACTAGCGGCTAAAGAAAATAATGAAAAAGTAAAAAATAGAATAAATGAGCTTTTAGAAGATGAGAAGAAATTAGCTCAACAAATAGCAGATCTAGAAAAGACAGAGTATCTATGCGAGGAATTTATAAAAACTAAAGTTAACCTTTTAGAGCAAAGCATCAATGATAAGTTCAAGTATGTAAAATTCAAATTATTTGATGTTCAAGTAAATGGAGGAATCAATGAATGCTGCGAGGCACTTATAGATGGTGTTCCATTTAGTAATGCAAATACAGCAAGTCAATATAATGCTGGTCTAGATATAATAAATGCTTTGTCAAATTTCTATGATGTACAAGCACCAATATTTATAGATAATAGAGAGTCTGTAAATAGTCTTATAGATACAAATAGTCAAATTATAAATCTAATTGTTAGCAAAGATAAACCATTAAGAATCGAAAGTGGGGTATAG
- a CDS encoding GNAT family N-acetyltransferase: protein MKIIKKNPSEVDAIKLMDELSESLENITGASGKNSFDPNDVLVPRSLFVIAYDDSGQAIGCGAFRPISENTAEVKRMFAKVKGLGIGTIILKHLELEAKNMGYDSLLLETRVINKAAVNFYRKNNYIPIENYGKYTNNPEAICFQKNL from the coding sequence ATGAAGATAATTAAGAAAAATCCGAGTGAAGTAGATGCAATTAAATTAATGGATGAGCTATCTGAAAGCTTAGAAAATATAACTGGGGCTAGTGGAAAAAATTCTTTTGATCCAAACGATGTTCTTGTTCCTCGTTCATTGTTTGTAATAGCTTATGATGATTCCGGACAAGCTATAGGCTGCGGAGCTTTTCGTCCAATTAGTGAAAACACTGCAGAAGTAAAAAGAATGTTTGCAAAGGTTAAAGGTTTGGGAATTGGAACAATAATTCTAAAACATTTAGAATTAGAGGCTAAAAATATGGGTTATGACTCTTTATTACTTGAAACAAGAGTTATAAATAAAGCTGCAGTAAACTTTTATAGGAAAAATAACTATATCCCAATAGAGAACTATGGTAAATATACTAATAATCCTGAAGCAATTTGCTTTCAGAAGAATTTATAA
- a CDS encoding helix-turn-helix domain-containing protein has protein sequence MSFSERLKILRNSKGITQQDLADILKVERPTIAGYETKGKQPDYDKLLILSDYFNVSIDYLLGKSDIKEPAEKIIEKNKDTEYTLALHNAKGYDDNLPEEAKKEIDNFIEYIKNKYKDK, from the coding sequence ATGTCATTTAGCGAAAGACTCAAAATTTTACGAAACTCAAAGGGCATAACTCAGCAAGATTTAGCAGATATATTAAAAGTAGAAAGACCTACTATTGCTGGTTATGAAACTAAGGGAAAACAACCTGATTATGATAAACTATTAATATTATCTGATTATTTTAATGTTTCAATTGATTACTTGCTTGGTAAATCAGATATTAAAGAACCTGCAGAAAAGATTATTGAGAAAAATAAAGACACTGAATATACTTTAGCTTTACATAATGCTAAAGGTTACGATGATAATCTTCCAGAGGAAGCTAAAAAAGAAATTGATAACTTTATTGAGTATATAAAAAATAAATATAAAGATAAATAA
- a CDS encoding helix-turn-helix domain-containing protein: MKERCLNYYKICRENAGFTQIKAAELLNISDRSLSDYENSKTKVPDDIVDNMTRIYEAPLLAWWHIKNTSVLGKYLPNIVTPQTNVDMAFQTILAQDELDPAVKVIKKIMSDGVISDEEKDEFHTSIEMINNVAGKLVSVVAYAKE, from the coding sequence ATGAAGGAAAGATGCTTGAACTATTATAAAATCTGCAGAGAAAATGCGGGATTTACACAAATCAAAGCTGCAGAACTATTAAATATAAGTGATAGATCATTATCTGATTATGAAAATAGCAAGACTAAGGTTCCAGATGACATAGTTGACAATATGACAAGAATATATGAAGCTCCATTACTAGCATGGTGGCATATCAAAAACACAAGTGTATTAGGAAAGTACCTACCCAATATAGTTACTCCACAAACTAATGTAGATATGGCTTTTCAAACAATACTGGCACAAGATGAATTAGATCCAGCAGTAAAGGTAATTAAAAAGATAATGTCTGATGGAGTTATCTCTGATGAAGAGAAGGATGAATTTCACACAAGTATAGAGATGATAAATAACGTGGCAGGTAAACTCGTTTCAGTTGTAGCATATGCAAAAGAGTAA
- a CDS encoding site-specific integrase yields the protein MKGSIFKKNNAWNYRVDIGIDPQTGQRKRKSKGGFRTKAEAQAALAEILNKVNSGTFIEETKMTVDKYLDYWIEAYCIGNLAPSTLKRYNELCNTIKKHLGKANLATLQPIEIQSFYNRLLDEGDLSAATILKVHRVFHTAYKHAYAWRLTSTIPTTAATPPRPVKSEFSVWDSEEATLFLDKIKEHNIYIAILLALQTGMRLGEILALKWDNVNILGKTLTVRNSLSLIKKEIIIKKPKTASSVRTIALMDTTVNELKKVRKKQLELKLSKGLEYEYVCLWDDDARHMLPDYVSKTFQKLIKKYNFKRIRFHDLRHTHATLLLQQGVHPKIVSERLGHSNISMTLDIYSHVLPNMQLEAVKKLENIFN from the coding sequence ATGAAAGGTAGTATTTTTAAAAAGAATAATGCATGGAATTATCGTGTCGATATAGGAATAGATCCTCAAACTGGTCAAAGAAAAAGAAAATCCAAAGGAGGATTTAGAACTAAGGCAGAGGCACAAGCTGCATTAGCTGAAATTCTTAATAAGGTTAACTCTGGAACCTTTATAGAAGAAACTAAAATGACAGTAGATAAGTACCTAGATTACTGGATTGAAGCTTACTGTATTGGTAATTTAGCCCCTTCAACTCTTAAGAGATATAATGAGCTATGTAATACGATTAAAAAACATTTAGGCAAAGCAAATCTTGCTACATTACAACCTATAGAAATCCAATCATTCTATAATAGACTTCTTGATGAAGGCGATTTATCTGCAGCTACTATTTTAAAGGTACATAGAGTTTTTCATACAGCCTATAAACACGCTTACGCTTGGAGATTAACTTCTACAATTCCAACTACTGCAGCTACTCCCCCTAGACCAGTTAAATCCGAATTTAGTGTTTGGGATTCAGAAGAAGCTACTCTATTTTTAGATAAGATTAAAGAACATAATATTTATATTGCCATATTATTAGCTCTACAAACTGGAATGAGATTAGGTGAAATATTAGCATTAAAATGGGACAACGTAAATATTCTAGGTAAGACATTGACTGTAAGAAATAGTTTAAGTCTAATAAAGAAAGAAATTATTATAAAGAAACCTAAAACAGCTAGTTCTGTAAGAACTATAGCTCTAATGGATACGACTGTTAATGAGCTTAAGAAAGTAAGAAAAAAACAACTTGAGTTAAAATTATCTAAAGGACTTGAATATGAATATGTTTGTTTATGGGATGATGATGCTAGACATATGTTACCTGATTATGTATCAAAGACTTTTCAAAAGTTAATAAAAAAATATAACTTTAAAAGAATTAGATTTCATGATCTTAGACATACTCACGCTACTCTACTATTACAACAAGGTGTTCATCCTAAAATAGTTAGTGAAAGATTAGGGCATTCAAATATAAGTATGACTTTAGATATTTACTCTCATGTTTTACCTAATATGCAACTTGAAGCAGTAAAAAAATTAGAGAACATTTTTAACTAA
- a CDS encoding helix-turn-helix transcriptional regulator, translating into MRKALKGLRIESELTQQEIANRLQISRSAYTNIELGKKNPSFELSIQIKKLFRYENDDIFLNS; encoded by the coding sequence ATGAGAAAAGCATTAAAAGGCTTAAGAATTGAATCGGAATTAACGCAGCAAGAGATAGCTAATAGACTGCAAATAAGCAGATCAGCTTATACAAACATTGAACTAGGTAAAAAAAATCCATCATTTGAATTATCTATACAAATAAAGAAATTATTTAGATATGAAAATGATGATATTTTTTTAAACTCATAG